From one Verrucomicrobiota bacterium genomic stretch:
- a CDS encoding prepilin-type N-terminal cleavage/methylation domain-containing protein, with product MKRKENKLPLVLPAKGILDGKFLSSPRTRCIRTIRRRNGRRDAFSLLELLLAIAIMVLLVSLTTIGVSSVMQGPSLTAGARTVSDSLQIARGSAQSGGDATVVVFRTSGEAAWRRLAVFEARTGTGGVWEWSQTMPWKTLKETAFVDPNYDATTESWTTTPDGLAAAQSNLAVTLPVAPLRDGSNNLVIGTDFRAVAFGPGGGLLSMTGKAVSIRIASGHIIGNNIVIDGGSTPKNSVLLVIEPVTGRVKEIRD from the coding sequence ATGAAAAGAAAGGAGAATAAGCTCCCTCTGGTTCTGCCAGCCAAGGGAATCCTCGACGGCAAGTTCCTCTCCTCTCCCCGCACCCGATGCATCCGGACCATCCGCCGGAGGAACGGAAGAAGGGACGCGTTCAGTCTCCTTGAGTTATTGCTCGCCATCGCCATAATGGTTCTCTTGGTTTCGCTGACAACTATTGGAGTCTCCTCCGTCATGCAAGGGCCATCGCTCACTGCAGGGGCGCGGACGGTCTCAGACTCCTTGCAAATTGCCCGTGGGAGCGCCCAGTCCGGAGGTGATGCCACGGTTGTAGTTTTCAGGACCAGTGGCGAGGCGGCATGGAGAAGACTCGCCGTCTTTGAGGCGAGAACCGGCACTGGGGGAGTGTGGGAGTGGAGCCAAACCATGCCATGGAAGACGCTGAAAGAGACTGCTTTTGTTGATCCGAATTACGACGCGACGACCGAGTCGTGGACCACCACACCCGATGGATTGGCCGCCGCTCAATCCAACTTGGCTGTGACACTGCCAGTGGCGCCTCTGCGCGATGGGAGTAACAACTTGGTGATCGGGACTGATTTTCGAGCTGTTGCATTCGGCCCCGGCGGCGGTCTTCTCAGCATGACAGGCAAGGCTGTGTCGATCCGGATTGCTTCGGGTCACATCATCGGTAACAACATTGTGATTGATGGCGGTTCCACCCCTAAAAACTCCGTGCTGCTGGTGATCGAACCTGTCACCGGTCGGGTCAAGGAAATCCGCGACTGA